In Pseudomonas fluorescens, one genomic interval encodes:
- a CDS encoding helix-turn-helix domain-containing protein, with amino-acid sequence MNKQEEIAALAILIHDLRKHKKYTLKELADKIGRSVGFLSQVERGLSRPTVADLTAISETLGVPTTYFYSLPKAKQVPWVTRPDERCTLYYANGITDILVSPQMRASFSMLESHLEPGASSGDRHMSDSSEQGGYVLEGELTLWLGNDDEPVTLKAGDSFQFDSHTHCRYGNRTGQLTRVLWVYT; translated from the coding sequence ATGAACAAGCAAGAAGAAATCGCTGCGCTGGCGATCCTGATCCACGACCTGCGCAAGCACAAGAAGTACACCCTTAAAGAGCTGGCCGACAAGATCGGACGTTCGGTGGGCTTTCTCTCGCAAGTCGAACGCGGCTTGTCGCGCCCGACCGTGGCCGACCTCACCGCGATCAGCGAAACCCTCGGCGTGCCGACCACCTATTTCTACAGCCTGCCCAAAGCCAAACAAGTGCCGTGGGTCACCCGTCCGGACGAACGATGCACGCTGTATTACGCCAACGGCATCACCGACATTCTGGTGTCGCCGCAGATGCGTGCCTCGTTCTCCATGCTTGAAAGTCATCTGGAGCCGGGCGCGAGCAGCGGCGACCGCCACATGAGCGACAGCTCGGAGCAGGGCGGTTACGTGCTCGAAGGCGAACTGACCTTGTGGCTGGGCAACGACGACGAGCCGGTGACCTTAAAGGCCGGTGACAGCTTTCAATTCGACAGTCACACCCATTGCCGCTACGGCAACCGCACCGGGCAGCTCACCCGCGTGCTCTGGGTCTACACCTGA
- a CDS encoding response regulator produces the protein MSRLLIVDDDVEILALLKKFFVQHAYEVDVAADGAAMWAAIAQQRPDTIILDLMLPGEGGLSLCQKVRAQMGIPIIMLTAMGELSDRIVGLELGADDYVTKPFAPRELLARLRAVQRRAGEQVSPASEPSRPVIAFAGWHLDITCRELRSPENVMIPLSGGEFDLLVVFLEHPQRILAREQLIDLSRGQGHDAFDRSIDVQVSRLRRKIEPDSKRPDLIRTVRNGGYMFTAKVTRS, from the coding sequence GTGAGCAGACTGCTGATCGTCGACGATGACGTGGAAATTCTTGCCCTGCTGAAGAAGTTCTTCGTCCAGCACGCCTACGAGGTCGATGTCGCCGCCGACGGCGCAGCGATGTGGGCGGCAATTGCGCAGCAGCGCCCGGACACGATCATTCTCGACCTGATGCTGCCCGGCGAAGGTGGCCTGAGCCTGTGCCAGAAAGTGCGCGCGCAGATGGGCATTCCGATCATCATGCTGACCGCCATGGGCGAGTTGAGCGACCGGATTGTCGGCCTCGAACTGGGCGCCGATGACTACGTCACCAAACCGTTCGCCCCACGTGAACTGCTGGCCCGCCTGCGCGCCGTGCAGCGCCGCGCCGGTGAGCAGGTCAGCCCCGCGAGCGAGCCGTCACGGCCGGTGATCGCCTTCGCCGGTTGGCATCTGGACATCACCTGTCGCGAGCTGCGCTCCCCGGAAAACGTGATGATTCCGCTGTCCGGTGGCGAGTTCGATCTGCTGGTGGTATTCCTCGAACACCCGCAGCGCATCCTCGCCCGCGAGCAACTGATCGACTTGTCTCGCGGTCAGGGCCACGACGCCTTTGATCGCAGCATCGACGTGCAGGTCAGCCGCCTGCGGCGCAAGATCGAGCCGGACAGCAAACGCCCGGACCTGATCCGCACCGTGCGCAACGGTGGTTACATGTTTACCGCCAAGGTCACGCGTTCATGA
- a CDS encoding DUF2252 family protein translates to MKTPRPSARLEPLSQLRNLKMARSAHAYVRGSTVQFYEWLHSQPGRNLPKGPAVWICGDCHAGNLGPTGDLKGRIDIHIRDLDQTVIGNPAHDLVRLALSLATAARGSDLPGVATARMLEEMMRGYEQAFEDDVDKEPPRPAQVKAGMRSAVQRTWKHLAQERIESTKPTIPLGKHFWSLSREERSALKTLCATPDLHTLVTSLKGRNKDDRVKMLDSAYWVKGCSSLGLKRYAVLLGVGEGDDQEYCLLDIKEAIAAAAPRVARAAMPRDNGKRVVEGARFLSPGLGNRMIATRVLDHGFFIRELLPQDMKLELDQLSQTDAMLAAGYLARVVGLAHARQMDMSTRASWMRELQACRSKTLDAPSWLWTSVVQLVGKHEKGYLEHCRRYALEH, encoded by the coding sequence ATGAAAACCCCACGGCCCTCCGCACGTCTTGAACCGCTGTCACAACTGCGCAATCTGAAAATGGCTCGCTCCGCCCACGCCTATGTCCGTGGCAGTACGGTGCAGTTTTATGAGTGGCTGCACAGCCAACCGGGCCGCAACTTACCGAAGGGGCCGGCGGTGTGGATCTGCGGCGATTGTCACGCCGGCAATCTCGGACCGACCGGCGACCTGAAAGGGCGCATCGACATCCACATCCGCGACCTTGACCAAACCGTTATCGGCAACCCCGCGCATGATCTGGTACGCCTGGCGCTGTCCTTGGCCACCGCCGCCCGAGGTTCGGACCTGCCCGGCGTCGCCACCGCGCGCATGCTTGAAGAGATGATGCGCGGCTATGAACAAGCATTCGAAGACGATGTCGACAAAGAGCCGCCAAGACCCGCGCAAGTCAAGGCCGGCATGCGCAGCGCGGTGCAGCGCACCTGGAAGCATCTGGCCCAGGAGCGCATCGAGAGCACCAAACCAACTATTCCGCTGGGCAAGCATTTCTGGTCGCTGTCACGGGAAGAACGCAGTGCGCTGAAGACCCTTTGCGCTACGCCAGACCTGCACACGCTGGTGACCTCATTGAAGGGCCGCAACAAGGACGACCGGGTGAAAATGCTCGACTCGGCCTATTGGGTCAAAGGCTGCAGTTCGCTGGGGCTCAAGCGTTATGCCGTGTTGCTGGGGGTGGGCGAGGGCGACGATCAGGAATATTGCCTGCTGGATATCAAGGAAGCGATTGCCGCCGCCGCACCTCGGGTGGCCCGCGCCGCGATGCCTCGCGATAACGGCAAACGTGTGGTCGAAGGTGCGCGTTTTCTCTCGCCAGGCCTGGGCAACCGGATGATCGCCACCCGGGTGCTCGACCATGGCTTCTTCATCCGCGAACTGCTGCCGCAAGACATGAAACTGGAACTGGATCAATTGAGCCAGACCGACGCGATGCTCGCCGCCGGGTATCTGGCCCGCGTCGTGGGGCTGGCCCATGCCCGGCAGATGGACATGAGCACACGGGCTTCGTGGATGCGCGAGCTGCAAGCGTGTCGCTCGAAGACCCTGGATGCGCCGTCGTGGTTGTGGACCAGTGTCGTGCAGTTGGTTGGCAAACATGAGAAAGGTTATCTGGAGCATTGCCGGCGTTATGCGTTGGAGCATTGA
- a CDS encoding ATP-binding protein has product MIRRFLRRDPLSRRIALTIVAAMLASLALNFLFVEVAGTWARPPIERTGLLEQIAATVKVIEAAPAPLRPKLAHAATGPTQEVTWSAQRDELGLPAGGTQLIANKTSGLHQLLGDERDIRVFNPADWPSGSPLARYAALIQLPDASWLLFSSPERSWGLDIGTRIAIIIALGLIATVLVAWLATRQLAKPLQRFASAARRFGGDLRAPPIKVEGPDEIRQAIIAFNTMQAQIQHYISERTHMLASISHDLRAPLTRMRLRSEFMEDFDHQGKLIRDIEEMQSMINAALAFFREDTQPEQSTAFDLSELLQTIIDDYRDQNIAIDFNGPAHLVYEGRPLGIKRVIVNLLENAEKYAQQPAIALSSDGYSVCIDVSDNGPGIPEASLQRVFDPFFRLETSRNRETGGVGLGLSAARAIVREQGGELSLSNRSSGGLRARVELPL; this is encoded by the coding sequence ATGATCCGTCGATTCCTGCGCCGTGATCCGCTGAGTCGGCGGATCGCCCTGACCATCGTCGCGGCCATGCTCGCGTCGCTGGCACTCAACTTCCTGTTCGTGGAGGTTGCCGGGACCTGGGCGCGACCACCGATTGAACGTACCGGGTTGCTGGAGCAGATTGCCGCGACCGTCAAAGTGATCGAGGCTGCACCAGCGCCTTTACGCCCGAAACTGGCGCACGCGGCAACCGGCCCGACGCAGGAGGTGACGTGGAGTGCGCAACGCGACGAACTTGGATTGCCAGCGGGTGGCACGCAGCTCATCGCCAACAAGACGTCAGGGTTGCATCAGTTGTTGGGCGATGAGCGAGACATTCGAGTGTTCAATCCCGCTGACTGGCCGAGCGGCAGTCCGCTGGCGCGCTATGCGGCGTTGATTCAACTGCCGGATGCCAGTTGGCTGTTGTTCTCTTCGCCCGAACGCTCCTGGGGCCTGGACATCGGCACGCGCATCGCAATCATCATCGCTCTGGGCCTGATTGCCACCGTGCTGGTGGCCTGGCTGGCCACAAGGCAACTGGCCAAACCGCTGCAACGTTTTGCCAGCGCCGCCCGCCGTTTTGGCGGTGATCTGCGTGCGCCGCCGATCAAAGTCGAAGGCCCCGACGAGATCCGCCAGGCGATCATCGCCTTCAACACCATGCAGGCGCAGATTCAGCACTACATCAGCGAACGCACGCACATGCTCGCGTCGATTTCCCACGACTTGCGCGCACCGCTGACCCGTATGCGCCTGCGCAGCGAGTTCATGGAGGACTTTGATCATCAGGGCAAACTGATCCGCGACATCGAAGAAATGCAGTCGATGATCAACGCGGCACTGGCGTTCTTTCGTGAGGACACTCAGCCGGAGCAAAGCACCGCGTTCGACCTGTCGGAACTGTTGCAGACGATCATTGACGACTACCGCGACCAGAACATTGCGATCGATTTCAACGGCCCGGCGCATCTGGTCTACGAGGGCCGGCCGCTGGGGATCAAACGGGTGATCGTCAATCTGCTGGAAAACGCCGAAAAGTACGCGCAGCAGCCGGCAATCGCGCTGAGCAGCGACGGTTACAGCGTGTGCATCGACGTCAGTGACAACGGGCCGGGAATTCCCGAAGCGTCGTTGCAGCGGGTGTTCGACCCGTTTTTCCGCCTGGAAACCTCGCGCAACCGGGAAACCGGTGGTGTCGGGCTCGGGCTGTCGGCGGCGCGGGCGATTGTGCGCGAGCAGGGCGGCGAACTGAGTTTGAGCAATCGCAGCAGCGGTGGCTTGCGGGCGCGGGTTGAGTTGCCTTTGTAA
- a CDS encoding NAD(P)/FAD-dependent oxidoreductase yields MFQQSQQHVASYYAHSCADILSTRPALEGAHDTDVVIIGAGFSGLHTALRLALAGKRVTVLEASRVAWAASGRNGGQAILGWSCDMPPLEAALGYERARRLWDGMRWAAQELRELPGRHGFDCDYRPGHLWTSVMPRRVSLLTEWQHEASHKWGHDGLQFIPREDLPQWVASERYQAGLFDAEGAHLNPLKLALGLAAAIEHAGGRIHEQSKALSYRQEGNGFRVNTERGSVNADVLVLACNAYLDQLDPQLSSCILPVGTYQVATAPLMPEQATALLPSNVCVTDNQFVLDYFRRTPDNRLLFGGGCTYLGGMPKDIAAATRPFLERVFPQLKGVELQFAWGGHIDLTIKRTPDIGREGDRYWLQGYSGHGVLPTLAAARAMSDAILGEADELALYQGLSNGRFPGGKHFAAPLEAIGKAWYRLRDSI; encoded by the coding sequence ATGTTTCAGCAGTCCCAGCAGCATGTCGCCAGCTATTACGCCCACAGTTGCGCCGATATTCTCAGCACACGGCCGGCGCTGGAAGGTGCGCACGACACCGACGTGGTGATCATCGGTGCCGGTTTCAGTGGGCTGCACACCGCGTTGCGTCTGGCCTTGGCCGGCAAGCGCGTCACCGTACTCGAAGCCAGTCGCGTGGCGTGGGCCGCGTCCGGGCGTAATGGCGGGCAGGCGATTTTGGGCTGGTCGTGCGACATGCCGCCGCTGGAGGCTGCGCTTGGATATGAGCGCGCCAGGCGTCTGTGGGACGGCATGCGTTGGGCCGCGCAGGAGCTGCGTGAATTGCCCGGGCGGCATGGTTTCGATTGCGACTATCGCCCCGGCCATTTGTGGACGTCGGTGATGCCGCGTCGAGTCAGCCTGCTGACTGAGTGGCAACACGAAGCCAGTCATAAGTGGGGCCACGACGGTCTGCAGTTCATTCCCCGCGAAGACCTGCCGCAATGGGTCGCCAGTGAACGCTATCAGGCCGGCCTCTTTGACGCCGAAGGCGCACATCTCAATCCGCTGAAACTCGCCCTTGGCCTGGCTGCCGCCATCGAGCATGCCGGCGGGCGTATTCATGAGCAAAGCAAAGCGTTGAGTTATCGGCAGGAGGGCAACGGTTTCCGGGTCAATACCGAGCGCGGTTCGGTGAACGCCGACGTGCTGGTGCTGGCCTGCAACGCCTATCTCGATCAACTCGACCCGCAACTCTCCAGCTGCATCCTGCCGGTCGGCACCTATCAAGTCGCCACCGCGCCGCTGATGCCGGAGCAAGCCACTGCGCTGCTGCCGAGCAACGTCTGTGTGACCGACAACCAGTTCGTTCTCGATTACTTCCGTCGCACGCCGGACAACCGCTTGTTGTTCGGCGGTGGCTGCACTTATCTGGGCGGTATGCCCAAGGACATTGCGGCGGCAACTCGGCCGTTTCTCGAACGCGTGTTTCCGCAGCTCAAGGGCGTCGAGCTGCAATTCGCTTGGGGCGGGCATATCGACCTGACGATCAAACGCACGCCTGACATTGGCCGTGAGGGCGATCGCTATTGGCTGCAAGGCTACTCGGGCCACGGCGTGCTGCCGACACTGGCCGCCGCCCGCGCGATGTCCGACGCGATTCTCGGCGAGGCGGATGAATTGGCGTTGTACCAGGGCCTGAGCAATGGCCGTTTCCCCGGCGGCAAGCACTTCGCAGCACCGCTGGAGGCTATCGGCAAGGCCTGGTATCGGCTGCGCGACAGCATTTGA
- a CDS encoding glutamine synthetase family protein, giving the protein MDAVCSDLLAEVRAFRQRYPEVRYVDLISLDIPGHFYGKRYPVDMLEKVAAGSALKLPQNCVLLGVQGGLFKIGDYCFNDGDPDAVRRLVPGTLKPVTWEAQPLGQMLITSDGTAKPIEFEPREVLAKVLDRLAGKGIHPVVAFELEFYLFDKKLRDGLPQFPRDELTDDADDQPNMHIERLSRFAPVLDEMVEATRAQGIDATVITAELGPGQFEINFGHLDDGLRAADWAALFCRSTRGVALKHGYRASFMAKPYVEHPGSGMHVHVSLYDAAGNNLLAANHQQALRHAVAGCLDLLPHSMPIFAPNQNAMRRLSGTVNTATKASWGYEDRDACLRIPESDTKNLRIEYRLAGADANPYLVLAAILVGLEHGLASGKEPIPPLNDDRNSGIDFPTEILEALRALQHQPQLRAGLGAEFVDVYCENKRQDYLAFMQEISAREYRWYL; this is encoded by the coding sequence ATGGACGCTGTCTGCTCTGACCTGCTCGCCGAAGTGCGCGCGTTTCGCCAACGCTACCCCGAGGTGCGTTATGTCGACCTGATTTCCCTGGACATTCCGGGGCATTTTTACGGCAAGCGCTATCCGGTGGACATGCTCGAAAAAGTCGCGGCGGGCAGTGCGCTGAAACTGCCGCAAAACTGCGTGCTGCTGGGCGTGCAAGGCGGTCTGTTCAAGATTGGCGATTACTGCTTCAACGACGGCGACCCGGATGCTGTGCGCCGCTTGGTGCCGGGCACGCTCAAGCCTGTGACCTGGGAAGCGCAGCCGCTGGGGCAGATGCTGATTACCTCCGATGGCACCGCCAAACCGATCGAGTTCGAACCCCGCGAGGTATTGGCGAAAGTGCTGGATCGATTGGCGGGCAAAGGCATTCACCCGGTGGTGGCCTTCGAACTGGAGTTCTATCTGTTCGACAAAAAACTGCGCGACGGCCTGCCACAATTCCCTCGCGACGAGCTGACCGACGACGCCGATGATCAGCCAAACATGCACATCGAACGCCTGTCACGTTTCGCCCCGGTGCTCGACGAAATGGTAGAAGCAACGCGAGCTCAGGGCATCGACGCCACGGTGATCACCGCCGAGCTGGGGCCGGGGCAGTTCGAAATCAATTTCGGTCATCTGGACGACGGTTTGCGCGCTGCCGACTGGGCGGCGCTGTTCTGTCGCAGTACCCGTGGAGTCGCGCTCAAGCATGGCTATCGCGCCAGCTTCATGGCCAAACCGTACGTGGAGCATCCGGGCAGCGGCATGCATGTGCATGTCAGCCTGTATGACGCGGCTGGCAACAACCTGCTGGCCGCCAATCACCAGCAAGCACTGCGCCACGCGGTGGCCGGCTGCCTGGATCTGCTGCCGCACAGCATGCCGATCTTCGCCCCGAACCAGAACGCCATGCGCCGCCTGAGCGGCACGGTGAACACCGCGACCAAGGCGAGCTGGGGTTACGAGGATCGTGACGCCTGCCTGCGCATTCCTGAATCCGACACGAAAAACCTGCGCATCGAATACCGTCTGGCCGGCGCCGACGCCAACCCGTATCTGGTGCTGGCGGCAATTCTGGTGGGCCTGGAACATGGTCTGGCATCAGGCAAGGAACCGATCCCGCCCCTCAACGATGACCGCAACAGCGGCATCGATTTTCCGACGGAAATCCTCGAAGCGCTGCGCGCCTTGCAGCATCAGCCGCAACTGCGTGCGGGACTGGGCGCCGAGTTTGTCGACGTGTATTGCGAGAACAAACGTCAGGATTACCTGGCATTCATGCAAGAGATCAGCGCGCGGGAGTATCGCTGGTATTTGTGA
- a CDS encoding DUF3313 domain-containing protein: MSVLCTASLSLSACSSKTVEPQKYTGFLHDYSVLSERQTPSGQTVLGWVSPALARGRYTQAYLAPSQFYPSAAPTERIPLSTLSGVTDYYDAALRLELGKVMRLMPQPGPNTLTIRPAITRVAASTQGLRFYEWLPVTLVAAGVSTATGIRDQDSEITTEVSFEDGSTGEVVAEVVRKGIGLPLENDKQVLTADDVKAVLDGWAGDLGQSYLAIRR; the protein is encoded by the coding sequence ATGTCGGTGCTATGTACGGCGTCCCTGAGCCTTTCGGCCTGCAGCAGCAAAACCGTCGAACCGCAGAAGTACACCGGATTTCTGCACGATTACAGCGTGCTCAGCGAACGCCAGACGCCATCGGGGCAGACGGTGCTGGGTTGGGTCAGCCCGGCGCTGGCGCGGGGGCGTTACACCCAGGCCTATCTGGCGCCCAGCCAGTTCTACCCGAGCGCCGCGCCGACCGAGCGGATCCCGCTGAGCACGCTGTCCGGCGTCACCGACTACTACGACGCCGCGCTCAGGCTGGAACTGGGCAAGGTCATGCGCCTGATGCCGCAACCCGGCCCGAACACCCTGACCATCAGACCGGCGATCACCCGCGTCGCCGCCAGCACCCAAGGCTTGCGCTTCTATGAATGGCTACCGGTGACGCTGGTTGCCGCCGGCGTGAGCACCGCCACCGGCATCCGCGATCAGGACAGCGAAATCACCACCGAAGTCTCGTTCGAGGACGGCTCCACCGGCGAAGTGGTCGCCGAAGTCGTGCGCAAGGGCATCGGACTACCGCTGGAAAACGACAAACAGGTGCTGACCGCCGATGACGTCAAGGCTGTTCTCGATGGTTGGGCCGGCGACCTGGGCCAGTCATACCTGGCGATCCGCCGCTAG
- a CDS encoding AAA family ATPase has protein sequence MRLESFRVRNYRSINDSGEIAVSRITALLGRNESGKSNLLRALHSLNPITGFEALRPIKDFPRHRRLEECTDDTPVLSTTWVLDDDDKEALLEVLPRATEVSLVIVARSYGSLRTVRFPELKAIVFDETDIKNKVKRVAAAVRAAALKQETPSALDAAADAFEKVATATRLRDTWASQMVAAAKALRTALAGADAELTDKQEETLSELEELADSIVFDKDAQQQARSWAAGAIPKFIYIDEYPELDGHQDIAAYIQRKSQGQLEDADRNFEKLCKVAGLNPDELQKLHGQNDHETRNQLANRASAVVTGEIKRLWKDRALKIRFNLDGPHIDTIISDPTSTYDVEVNLNDRSRGFQWFFAFYITFSADTDGGHAENAVLLLDEPGLYLHAKSQSDLLHHLEVDFSNQILYSTHSPFMVPTHALDLVRTVNISEEVGTTVTNDPTGDARTLFPLQAALGYDLAQSLFVGPNNLVVEGVTDFWIMSAVSAYMSEKGRTALSTALTMTPAGGAQKVSYMVALLTSEALNVLVLLDTERDSRVTKDELLKAKLIRDQNVVFVSEAFSSQPNEADIEDLLDPVVYEALVREAYSKELKGKALKLNVNIPRIAKRIEEGLANLEIPFHKTRPTRLFLKKMASEPEKVLPEQSLEQFEALFALINERLKKHVARDAKPFES, from the coding sequence ATGAGGCTAGAGTCATTCAGAGTTCGTAACTATCGCTCTATCAATGACAGCGGTGAAATCGCGGTCTCTCGTATTACCGCCCTTCTGGGACGAAACGAGAGCGGCAAGTCGAACCTGCTTCGTGCATTGCACAGCCTAAACCCGATTACAGGATTCGAGGCTTTGAGGCCCATTAAGGACTTTCCCCGTCACAGGCGCCTAGAGGAGTGCACAGACGACACGCCCGTGTTGTCAACGACATGGGTTTTAGACGATGACGACAAAGAAGCTCTGCTTGAAGTACTTCCGCGGGCCACGGAGGTGTCCCTGGTCATCGTCGCGCGTAGCTATGGCTCGTTAAGAACTGTTAGATTCCCCGAGCTCAAGGCAATAGTCTTCGACGAAACCGACATAAAAAACAAGGTTAAGAGGGTAGCTGCGGCGGTGCGCGCTGCAGCGCTGAAGCAGGAGACCCCTAGCGCGTTGGATGCGGCAGCCGATGCCTTCGAGAAAGTTGCGACCGCCACAAGGTTACGTGACACGTGGGCTAGTCAGATGGTGGCTGCGGCAAAGGCTCTGCGGACAGCGCTGGCCGGCGCTGATGCTGAGTTGACTGACAAACAAGAGGAGACGCTCTCTGAGCTCGAAGAGCTGGCCGATAGCATCGTGTTTGACAAGGATGCCCAACAGCAGGCTCGTAGCTGGGCTGCTGGCGCAATTCCGAAGTTCATCTATATCGATGAATACCCGGAACTTGATGGCCACCAAGACATAGCCGCCTACATCCAACGGAAGTCTCAGGGGCAGCTTGAGGATGCGGACCGAAACTTCGAGAAACTGTGCAAGGTCGCAGGCCTCAATCCCGATGAGCTGCAGAAGCTCCATGGGCAAAATGATCATGAAACGCGGAATCAGCTCGCGAACCGTGCCAGCGCTGTTGTCACAGGTGAGATTAAGCGGCTGTGGAAAGATCGCGCGCTAAAGATTCGTTTTAACCTCGACGGCCCCCACATCGATACCATCATCTCTGATCCAACGAGTACCTATGACGTTGAAGTTAATCTCAACGACAGGAGCCGAGGTTTTCAGTGGTTCTTCGCCTTCTACATCACGTTTTCGGCTGACACAGACGGAGGCCATGCGGAGAATGCTGTGCTCCTGCTGGATGAGCCCGGCCTGTATTTGCATGCCAAGTCCCAATCAGATCTCCTCCATCATCTAGAGGTGGACTTCTCCAATCAAATCCTCTACTCCACGCACTCACCCTTTATGGTGCCGACGCATGCGCTCGATTTAGTCCGTACCGTCAACATCTCGGAGGAAGTTGGAACCACAGTCACGAACGATCCGACGGGAGATGCTAGGACGCTGTTCCCGCTGCAGGCAGCGCTCGGCTATGACCTTGCCCAAAGCCTCTTTGTCGGCCCCAACAATCTTGTTGTCGAGGGGGTTACGGACTTCTGGATCATGAGCGCTGTTAGCGCCTATATGTCCGAAAAGGGAAGAACGGCACTGAGTACCGCTCTCACAATGACTCCAGCGGGAGGTGCGCAGAAGGTCTCTTACATGGTTGCGTTACTGACGTCGGAGGCTCTCAACGTGTTGGTTCTTCTAGACACTGAGCGGGACTCAAGGGTCACCAAGGACGAGCTTCTCAAGGCGAAGCTCATTCGCGATCAGAACGTCGTATTTGTTTCGGAAGCGTTCTCGTCCCAGCCGAACGAAGCAGATATTGAGGACTTGCTAGATCCGGTAGTGTATGAGGCGCTTGTGCGAGAGGCCTACAGCAAAGAGTTGAAGGGGAAGGCGTTGAAGTTAAATGTCAATATCCCGCGGATCGCCAAGCGTATTGAGGAGGGCCTTGCGAATCTTGAAATCCCCTTCCATAAAACTCGACCGACACGGCTATTCCTCAAAAAGATGGCGTCGGAACCCGAAAAGGTATTGCCAGAGCAAAGTCTTGAGCAATTCGAGGCGCTGTTTGCATTGATCAATGAACGGCTCAAAAAGCACGTTGCTCGGGATGCTAAGCCCTTCGAGAGTTAA
- a CDS encoding immunity protein Imm33 domain-containing protein — protein sequence MAPQSLEKIAMRVRKEQSICEWQGVTPDRPQSGSKIGIALGTLGLQPINGLRVNPENGTNGWYLWCGMEWSEADDFFSPLHVAHITDYLPEVVGYLDLPPGYRFYIDGNNFEDVWFDAELIRT from the coding sequence ATGGCACCTCAATCTTTGGAGAAAATCGCCATGCGAGTAAGGAAGGAGCAAAGCATTTGTGAATGGCAGGGAGTTACCCCAGATCGACCACAATCGGGGTCAAAAATCGGAATAGCGTTGGGGACCCTGGGGCTTCAGCCCATAAATGGGTTAAGGGTTAATCCGGAAAACGGTACGAATGGTTGGTACCTGTGGTGCGGTATGGAGTGGTCTGAGGCTGACGATTTTTTTTCACCCCTTCATGTAGCGCACATCACGGACTATCTACCGGAAGTTGTCGGATATCTCGATTTGCCGCCAGGCTATCGTTTTTACATCGACGGCAATAATTTTGAAGACGTTTGGTTTGACGCAGAGTTGATACGCACCTGA
- a CDS encoding nucleotidyltransferase domain-containing protein produces MTVPDQQEWQPWTPEELAQRLKHISRPWCVVGGWALDLWLGRPTHAHSDLEFTLLRDDFQRFRQALAELDFYTVRDGELTFLPVGQTPGENIFQVWGFDAVAHAWRVDLMLESGTTDTWVYKRDPSIVHPRAAMVALSDTGIPYLRPAAILLFKAKYTRPKDQTDFSQALPDLSREERRWLMQHLVRLHPEHEWIQRLQTPEKYSRPNE; encoded by the coding sequence ATGACCGTTCCTGATCAGCAAGAATGGCAACCGTGGACGCCGGAAGAACTGGCGCAACGGCTGAAACACATCTCGCGCCCGTGGTGCGTGGTGGGCGGATGGGCGCTGGATTTATGGCTGGGCCGGCCAACCCATGCGCACAGCGATCTGGAGTTCACCCTCCTGCGGGACGACTTTCAGCGCTTCCGGCAAGCGCTGGCCGAGCTGGACTTCTATACCGTGCGGGACGGTGAACTGACGTTTTTGCCGGTGGGGCAAACGCCAGGCGAGAATATTTTCCAGGTGTGGGGATTTGATGCCGTTGCCCATGCCTGGCGAGTCGATCTGATGCTTGAATCCGGCACGACGGATACGTGGGTCTATAAAAGAGACCCGTCGATTGTCCATCCACGCGCCGCGATGGTGGCACTGAGTGATACGGGGATTCCCTATCTCAGGCCTGCGGCGATTCTGCTGTTCAAGGCCAAATACACGCGTCCCAAGGATCAAACCGATTTCAGTCAGGCATTGCCGGATTTATCTCGCGAAGAGCGGCGATGGCTGATGCAACATCTGGTTCGGTTGCATCCCGAGCATGAGTGGATTCAGCGATTGCAAACACCTGAAAAATACTCCCGACCCAACGAATGA